In one Bacteroidota bacterium genomic region, the following are encoded:
- the flgC gene encoding flagellar basal body rod protein FlgC, with translation MKVEKLFAGLNVSAQGLSAQRKRMNAIANNIANAETTRTEDGTPYRRKMVTIESASGQPFTDTFHKAGLQLDTTNESHLAPGGFQFRAEGNLPGSVEAAEAEDTSDFKLIHDPTHPDADENGYVKMPNVNIITEMVDMMSASRAYEANITVINAQKQMAKDSLEI, from the coding sequence ATGAAAGTTGAGAAACTCTTTGCCGGACTCAATGTGAGTGCCCAAGGTTTGAGCGCTCAACGAAAACGCATGAACGCGATTGCCAACAACATCGCCAATGCGGAAACGACCCGGACGGAAGACGGGACTCCCTACAGACGAAAGATGGTTACTATCGAATCCGCTTCCGGTCAGCCGTTTACCGATACGTTTCATAAGGCCGGACTGCAACTTGACACGACGAATGAATCGCATCTGGCACCCGGCGGATTCCAGTTCAGAGCAGAAGGGAACCTCCCCGGCAGCGTGGAAGCAGCTGAAGCAGAAGATACGTCCGACTTCAAATTGATTCATGATCCCACACATCCTGATGCAGACGAGAACGGCTATGTGAAAATGCCGAACGTCAACATTATCACCGAAATGGTCGACATGATGTCTGCCTCCCGAGCATACGAGGCGAACATCACGGTTATCAATGCACAAAAGCAAATGGCAAAAGACAGCCTGGAGATTTGA
- a CDS encoding response regulator: MKILTADDDAGSRAILSRVLKSLGHDVVETKDGNEGWGTYRVGNFQLVISDWMMPGMNGIEFCKLVRQDTRPKYTYIILLTSLEGKEKYLEGMEAGADDFISKPFDRDTLAARLRVAERILSLQAEVKQLEGLLPICAYCKKIKDDENHWQHMESYISRRTEANFSHGICPECYQKHMVPQLQELRKIRNG; encoded by the coding sequence ATGAAGATACTGACAGCCGACGACGATGCCGGCTCAAGGGCAATTCTGTCACGTGTGCTCAAATCCCTCGGCCACGACGTTGTTGAAACAAAGGATGGCAATGAAGGCTGGGGAACCTATCGGGTCGGCAATTTTCAGCTTGTCATCTCTGATTGGATGATGCCCGGCATGAACGGCATTGAGTTTTGCAAACTGGTTCGGCAGGATACTCGGCCGAAATACACATATATCATCCTGCTTACTTCGTTGGAAGGCAAGGAAAAGTATCTCGAGGGAATGGAAGCAGGTGCGGATGACTTCATCAGCAAGCCGTTTGATCGAGACACGCTTGCTGCACGGCTTCGCGTCGCGGAACGCATTCTCAGTCTGCAGGCGGAAGTGAAACAACTTGAGGGATTGTTACCCATTTGCGCGTACTGCAAGAAAATCAAGGATGACGAAAACCATTGGCAGCATATGGAGAGTTACATCTCACGAAGAACGGAAGCAAATTTCTCCCACGGTATTTGTCCTGAATGCTATCAAAAACACATGGTTCCGCAACTGCAGGAGCTTCGGAAGATTCGCAATGGATGA
- a CDS encoding response regulator, which yields MKNLEERIAYLEEVNRWNLDALDIVASMGDLHTTAHVDWEVQEIFGATRQYVLRLMRFHTVAFLMVNDETAEFDIVDCEPADQISAIQKEIAHQTAQGTFAWALNNNRAVTFGMQQLGHSLMLHPIATRDRVLGMFVGVLDERTGQVVDGTLNLLSILLLITANTLENSALYRKINEHNKNLEALVQARTRELEQAVQEAQAATIAKSQFLANMSHEIRTPMNGVLGLAELLLETDLDPVQKDYAQTIHSSGDSLLTIINDILDFSKIEANKMSLERIDFDLHQVVGDTVDLFARKAETRGVRVVGIVNDSVPVAVKGDPVRLRQIISNLLGNAVKFTNSGSIVVRVDREDWPEPGIRVRFTVIDSGIGIPEGVQKSLFQPFTQADGSTTRKYGGSGLGLAICKQLVELMGGTIGVTSEVGKGSAFRFSVVFEKPSSGIVSTVDVGKTFKPNANLTLPQGIRVLLVEDNVVNQKVALRMLQKMGCVPDVASNGSEAVEAVANKVYDVVLMDCMMPEMDGFDATMAIRKSERPGGRRTIILAMTASILQSEQDRCFSVGMDDYVAKPVRMGLLHSVITKHLNEREQPIGLSPIEEQSANSSSKVPEPGIDDILDRSRLEELYELSDGADALLVELLEVFRVDGPVRLEELRAAISAHDMVAARMAAHALKGSSRNLGATQLAEYCHQLESASQQEGIPNAEGLLRSIENEITRVMRVSEHYHSNERTIP from the coding sequence ATGAAAAATCTCGAGGAGCGTATTGCCTACCTTGAGGAGGTGAATCGTTGGAATCTCGATGCACTTGATATCGTTGCCTCGATGGGCGACTTGCACACAACTGCCCATGTAGATTGGGAGGTACAGGAGATTTTCGGGGCGACGCGGCAGTATGTTCTTCGTCTGATGCGGTTCCACACCGTCGCATTCCTGATGGTGAACGACGAAACAGCCGAATTTGATATTGTTGACTGTGAGCCCGCGGATCAGATCTCAGCCATCCAAAAGGAGATTGCGCATCAAACGGCACAGGGAACATTTGCATGGGCGTTGAACAACAACCGGGCTGTCACGTTCGGTATGCAACAGCTCGGGCACTCTCTGATGTTGCATCCCATCGCAACCCGCGACCGGGTACTTGGAATGTTCGTCGGCGTGTTGGATGAACGAACCGGGCAGGTAGTTGACGGAACTCTGAACCTTCTTTCCATTCTTCTTCTCATTACCGCCAACACGCTCGAGAATTCGGCCTTGTACCGTAAGATCAATGAGCACAATAAAAACCTTGAGGCTCTGGTTCAGGCGAGGACGCGAGAGCTTGAACAGGCTGTGCAAGAAGCGCAAGCAGCGACGATAGCGAAGAGTCAATTTCTTGCGAACATGAGTCATGAAATCCGCACACCGATGAACGGCGTGCTCGGCCTTGCTGAACTCCTTCTTGAAACCGATTTGGACCCTGTGCAGAAGGACTATGCTCAAACAATTCACTCAAGCGGCGACTCTCTTCTGACCATCATTAACGACATTCTTGACTTCTCCAAGATTGAAGCGAATAAGATGTCGCTCGAGCGCATTGACTTCGATCTCCACCAGGTTGTGGGTGATACCGTGGACTTGTTCGCGCGCAAAGCGGAGACGCGAGGGGTACGTGTTGTCGGCATTGTAAACGATAGCGTTCCGGTTGCCGTTAAGGGCGATCCGGTTCGACTGCGCCAGATCATTTCGAATCTTCTCGGCAACGCCGTGAAGTTTACGAATAGCGGAAGCATTGTCGTTCGGGTGGATCGTGAGGACTGGCCAGAACCGGGAATTCGCGTTCGGTTTACCGTGATCGATTCGGGTATAGGAATTCCTGAAGGGGTCCAGAAATCCCTTTTTCAGCCCTTCACGCAAGCCGACGGCTCAACAACGCGCAAGTATGGAGGCAGCGGCCTTGGGCTCGCCATTTGCAAACAGCTTGTCGAGTTAATGGGTGGAACGATTGGTGTTACAAGCGAAGTCGGGAAGGGGAGTGCCTTCCGGTTCTCGGTGGTGTTCGAAAAGCCGTCGTCCGGTATCGTGTCAACTGTCGACGTGGGGAAAACATTCAAGCCTAATGCAAACCTGACGCTGCCGCAGGGTATTCGCGTTCTCCTGGTGGAAGACAATGTCGTGAACCAAAAAGTTGCCCTGCGAATGCTGCAGAAAATGGGATGTGTGCCCGACGTCGCTTCGAACGGGAGCGAGGCTGTAGAGGCAGTTGCGAACAAGGTGTATGATGTTGTTTTGATGGATTGCATGATGCCGGAGATGGACGGCTTCGACGCGACAATGGCAATTCGAAAATCCGAGCGGCCGGGAGGACGGCGCACGATTATCTTGGCAATGACAGCGAGCATTTTGCAGAGTGAGCAGGATCGTTGCTTCAGCGTCGGTATGGATGACTACGTGGCAAAGCCCGTCAGAATGGGCCTCCTGCACTCCGTCATCACGAAACATCTCAATGAGAGAGAACAACCAATCGGCCTTTCGCCGATTGAAGAACAGAGCGCCAATTCATCATCGAAGGTCCCTGAACCCGGCATCGACGACATCCTTGATAGGTCAAGGCTCGAAGAACTGTACGAACTCAGTGACGGTGCGGACGCGCTACTCGTTGAGTTGCTTGAGGTGTTTCGAGTGGATGGACCCGTTCGGCTTGAGGAATTACGTGCGGCTATTTCGGCGCACGACATGGTAGCAGCGCGTATGGCCGCGCACGCCCTGAAAGGAAGCAGCAGAAATCTCGGCGCGACGCAGCTTGCCGAATACTGTCACCAGCTTGAATCTGCATCTCAACAGGAGGGAATTCCGAATGCCGAAGGACTTCTGAGAAGCATTGAGAATGAAATCACGCGAGTCATGCGAGTCAGCGAACACTATCATTCGAATGAAAGGACTATTCCATGA
- a CDS encoding HDOD domain-containing protein codes for MINSPSDLLKGYVELSSLPTVFMRINEAVNNPRSSMNDIGKIISEDAGLTARLLMVVNSAFFNFPQRIESITKAIGIVGTQQLRDLALATSIIKLFKGIPSDLVDMEKFWKHSVAVGIAARTLATLRREANIERFFVAGILHDIGRLVMYVKIPDLSREALLRARKNNELLYVTETEVIGFDHAAVGRALMQIWKLSSYQEEVVGFHHNPGLATRFPVETAIVHVADILAHGMGFGSSGEHYVPPMNAEVWERLALQVSVLAPACEQIDRQFDDAVKIIL; via the coding sequence ATGATAAATAGTCCGAGTGATCTGCTCAAAGGCTACGTCGAACTCTCTTCTCTCCCGACAGTGTTCATGCGCATTAATGAGGCCGTCAACAACCCGCGTTCATCAATGAACGACATCGGAAAGATCATCAGCGAGGATGCAGGACTTACAGCACGGCTGCTCATGGTGGTCAACAGCGCCTTCTTCAATTTTCCACAACGGATAGAATCCATTACAAAGGCTATTGGAATTGTCGGAACCCAACAACTGCGCGATCTTGCGCTCGCAACGTCCATCATCAAGCTCTTTAAGGGCATCCCGTCCGATTTGGTGGATATGGAGAAATTCTGGAAGCACAGCGTCGCAGTCGGAATCGCGGCAAGAACACTCGCTACGCTTCGCAGAGAGGCAAATATCGAGCGGTTCTTTGTTGCCGGCATCCTTCACGATATCGGCCGGCTTGTGATGTATGTGAAGATTCCCGACCTCTCCCGCGAGGCGCTGCTTCGTGCCAGAAAGAACAACGAACTGTTGTACGTAACAGAAACGGAAGTCATTGGCTTTGATCATGCCGCAGTCGGGCGTGCCCTTATGCAAATCTGGAAACTCTCGTCATATCAAGAGGAGGTTGTCGGATTTCATCACAACCCGGGTCTTGCAACCCGGTTTCCGGTCGAAACGGCAATCGTCCATGTTGCAGATATTCTCGCTCACGGCATGGGTTTCGGAAGCAGCGGTGAACACTACGTTCCGCCCATGAATGCAGAAGTGTGGGAACGCCTTGCACTACAGGTAAGCGTACTTGCCCCGGCATGCGAACAGATTGACCGCCAGTTTGATGATGCAGTGAAGATTATTTTGTAA
- the fliE gene encoding flagellar hook-basal body complex protein FliE translates to MQELQLLPELSGTRSHNSVNKLLKETNTSFSDTLNQAVRDVNSLQGEAGKAVQRMVSGEETDIHNVMIAVEKAKTSFELLMEVRNKTIEAYREIMRMQV, encoded by the coding sequence ATGCAGGAACTTCAATTGCTTCCGGAACTGAGCGGTACACGCAGCCACAATTCCGTGAACAAGCTGCTGAAGGAAACAAACACATCATTCAGCGATACGCTCAACCAAGCTGTCCGTGATGTGAATTCGCTGCAAGGCGAGGCAGGGAAAGCAGTTCAACGCATGGTAAGCGGCGAGGAGACGGATATTCATAACGTCATGATCGCTGTCGAGAAAGCGAAGACAAGCTTCGAGTTGCTGATGGAAGTCCGCAACAAGACAATCGAGGCGTACAGGGAAATTATGAGGATGCAGGTATAA
- the flgB gene encoding flagellar basal body rod protein FlgB: MRLFDSTNIPLLGKALDVYALRQKVTASNLANITTHGYKSQSVSFEEHLATASQVSAVKGATTNDKHIKVGGAAALVDVDPQVQDTARNNPPGYSEMSSGFNDVDVDMEMAELAKNQIRFKFGSRLLGDTFKGIQKAIRGTL; this comes from the coding sequence ATGAGACTTTTTGATTCGACAAACATCCCATTGTTGGGCAAGGCGCTTGACGTCTACGCTCTTCGGCAGAAGGTCACCGCCTCCAACTTGGCAAACATCACCACGCACGGGTATAAGAGCCAGAGCGTGTCGTTCGAAGAACACCTTGCGACCGCATCGCAGGTTTCGGCTGTGAAAGGGGCAACAACAAACGACAAGCACATCAAAGTAGGCGGTGCAGCCGCTCTGGTCGATGTTGATCCGCAGGTTCAGGACACTGCGCGCAATAATCCTCCGGGATACAGCGAAATGTCAAGCGGTTTCAATGATGTGGATGTTGATATGGAGATGGCCGAATTGGCTAAGAATCAAATTCGCTTTAAGTTCGGTTCACGGCTGTTGGGCGATACGTTCAAGGGGATTCAAAAAGCTATTCGAGGTACCTTATGA